The genomic window GCCAACCATTGACTTTTCCTGCTGGACGGGATGCGAGACTGCAAAATCTAGTGCGTGCAGATGAGGGTTTTCTGCTGTCTCTGGCGTATTCTACACAACGAGGTTACGGCAGAAACCATCCTTTTGCGGGTGAGATTCGCATGGGGGAGGTTGAGGTGGTGATTTGTCCAGAAGAATTGGGATTTGAAATTGCGATCGCAGATATTACCGTTACTGAAGTGCAAATGGTTAATCAGTTTAAAGGTAGTAAAGAATTACCTGCTCAGTTTACCCGTGGCTATGGACTTACCTTCGGTTACAACGAACGTAAAGCCATGTCGATGGCGTTAGTAGATAGAGCAATGCGAGCGGAGGAATTAGGGGAAACTGTTGAAGGCCCAGCCCAAAGTGTGGAGTTTGTACTTTCCCACTCCGACAATGTGGAAGCCCAAGGTTTTGTCCAACATCTCAAACTTCCACACTACATAGACTTTCAATCTGAGTTAAATTTGGTGCGAAAAATTCGACAGCAGCAGAACAATTCGTAATTCGTAATGGGCTGCGCCCCGCTACGCTAACGTAATTCGTAATTTAGAAATTTAGATGGTGTAAGTAAGTGACAACAACACAAAATATTCAAATATTGTCAAACCTGACTAATACAAAAATTGCTATTCAAGGAGTAAGTGTATTAACTCCTGATGGTTGGGTTGAGGATGCTACGGTTTTAATTGAGGATGGGCAATTTATTAAGATTGATCAGGTAATTAGTCCTGATGGATTTCATTTGGTGAATGCTCAAGGACTCCAGATGTTACCAGGAATTATTGATTTACATGGTGATGCTTTTGAGAGGATGATTTGTCCTCGTCCGGGAGTTAATTTTCCTTTACCAATAGCGATCGCCGATAATGACCGTAATCTCTTAGCATCTGGTATCACTACTTTTTATTGCTCAATCACTGACTCTTATGAACCAGGGTTACGCAGCCGTGATTCTGCCCGTGCTTTAATTGAGTTCATCTTAGGGACGGGTAAACAAGTTTTAAATTGCAATCATCGTATTCATATTAGACATGAAGAGGCAAATATAGCAGAACATCAAGAGTTGTGTGATTGGATGGTATCCGGTCGCGTGCATCTTTTGTCTATCAACGATCACTTACCACCCCCAGGGAATGAAAAGAGATTGAGCCGCTATCTCAATAGTGTGAAGCAAAGATCATCTATGTCTATAGAGGAGATTGAAGAGTTAATCAATCAAGTCACAGCACGACGACATGAAGGAGATCCACAAATCAAAGAACTGGTGGATTTAGCCCATACATACAGTATTCCTCTGGCTTCTCATGATGATGATAGCTCTGAAAAGGTCGCACTTAGTCAGCAACGGCGAGTAGCGATCGCAGAATTTCCGGCGACTGTAGACTTAGCTGCTCAATCTCGTGAATATGGTGCAGCAGTCCTCATGGGTGCGCCTAACTTAGTGCGTGGTGGTTCTCACTTAGGTTTGATGAGTGTAGCTGAGGCGGTGAAACATAACGTTATCGATTGTCTCTGCTCAGATTATCATTACCCTTCCTTGTTTTACGCCCCCTTCAAACTTCAAGAATTAGGCTTAATGTCCTTTGAACAAGCATGGTCATTAGTTTCCAGCCGACCAGCAGAAGCAGCCGGAATTAGCGATCGCAAAGGTAAAATCGCTCCAGGTTTAGACGCTGATTTCCTATTGATATCTCCTGATAATTCGTTACCATCGGCGATTACTGCGATTTCATCTGTATATGTAGCCGGACAAGAAGTCGCTCACTATCAAATTCTCTAGACTTTTCCCAATCCCCAACAATGAAACCTACTATCGAAAGCATTATTAACCTATTCACCGAAAAAGGTTCTCAATTGTATGGTGCAGAAGCCGTCAGCCAGCTAGAACACGCCTTGCAATGTGCTAGCCTCGCTGAAAAATCAGGTCAAAGCCATGAATTGATTACGGCTTGTCTACTCCATGATTTAGGACATTTAATTCATGACTTGGGTGATAATCCAGCGACCAAAGGTATAGATGATCAACATGAACATCGAGCCATACCATTACTACGAAAGATGTTCAGTCCAGCAGTCACAGAACCAATTAGGCTTCATGTCACAGCCAAACGCTATCTTTGCTCAGTCATTCCTGAATATTGGGATAGTCTCTCAGCCGCATCCAAACGCAGCTTAGAACTACAAGGAGGTATATTTTCCCCAGAACAAGCAGAGCAATTCATTGAGCAACCCTACGCCCAAGATGCAGTGCAGTTAAGGATTTTTGACGATAAAGCTAAAATCCCAAATCTACCAACACCTGATTTAAATCACTTCATCCAATTTATGACCGCCTCCTTAATATCCCTAATCCCTAGCCAGTAGTGGCGTAGCAAGCCTTAAATGTTGCAAAAAAATTGTAGGTTGGGTTGACGTAAGGAAACCCAACACCAACATCTATATTGAGTTTCCGAGATCAATGTTGGGTTGCGCTCCGCTTAACCCAACCTACATTTAATGTACTATTTTAGCCTTGCCACGCCAGTAGAGTGTGTTAAGCCGCAGGCTAACGCACCGCACCAGATTCTCTTCCATATCGCAATCGAAATGAATATTTCGCCCCAATCCCCAGAAACAGGCTTTAACTTCGCCTACCTAGACGAGCAAACAAAGCGTTCCATTCGCCGCGCCTTACTCAAAGCCGTAGCGATTCCAGGACATCAAGTTCCCTTTTCTTCCAGAGAAATGCCTATGTCTTACGGCTGGGGTACTGGTGGGATTCAGGTGACGGCTGCTGTAATTGGTCAAACTGATGTCTTGAAAGTCATTGACCAAGGTGCAGACGACACTACAAACGCTGTAAATATTCGTCGCTTTTTCAAAAAAGTTTGTGGAGTCAAGACAACAGAACGCACACAGGAAGCAACTTTAATTCAGACTCGCCATCGCATACCTGAAACACCATTACAGGAAGGACAAATTCTAGTTTACCAAGTACCAATTCCCGAACCCTTGCGCTGGCTAGAACCATCATCTGTAGAGACAGGCAAAATGCACGCCTTAGAAGAATATGGGGCTATGTACGTCAAGCTTTACGAAGACATCACCACTCATGGACACATTGCCACATCCTACGACTATCCGGTAATGGTGCATGACCGTTATTTGATGAGTCCCAGTCCCATCCCGCGCTTTGATAACCCCAAAATGAATATGAGTCCAGCCTTGCAATTATTTGGTGCAGGGAGAGAAAAACGCATATATGCAATTCCACCCTACACCAAAGTCAGAAGCCTCGACTTTGAAGATCATCCCTTCACCGTCGAAAAATGGGATAAAGCCTGCGAGTTATGCGGTTCTACAGAAAGCTATTTAGATGAGGTAGTCATTGACGACCAAGGTGGGCGAATGTGGATTTGCTCTGATACAGATTTTTGTAATAATTCAAAATTTAAAATTTACAGCCGATGAAGCCTCTTTTACAGGTTCACCAATTGAGTAAATCTTACGGTGCAATTAAAGCTTGCGATCGCATTTCGTTTAATCTTTATCCTGGACAAGTTCTTGGCATTGTGGGAGAATCCGGTTCGGGTAAGTCTACTTTGCTGAGTTCTATTGCTAATCACATTACTGTTGATCAAGGTAATGTTACTTATAATAATCGTAGTGATGAAGACATAGAAGTTTTTCAACTTGCGGAAGCTAAACGACGTTTATTAATGCGAACAGAGTGGGGTTTTGTCCAACAAAATCCCCGTGATGGTTTGCGAATGCGGGTGAGTGCGGGAGCAAATATCGGTGAACGCCTTCTAGATATTGGGGTGCGGCACTACGGCAATATTCGGGATGAAGCCGCCCACTGGCTACAACAAGTAGAAATTGACCCAGCACGGATAGATAATCTGCCAATCCAATTTTCGGGAGGGATGCAACAAAGATTACAACTCGCCCGTGTGTTAGTAACGCGTCCTCGGTTGATTTTGATGGACGAACCAACAGGTGGGTTAGATGTCTCAGTACAAGCCAGGTTATTGGATTTATTGCGATCGCTTGTCCGCAATTTTAATCTCAGTGTCATCATAGTCACCCACGATATCGGCGTAGTGAGGCTACTAGCACACAGATTAATAGTCATGCAACAAGGACAAGTAGTGGAATCAGGTTTAACTGATCAAGTGCTTGATGATCCACAACATCCATACACCCAACTATTAGTCAGCGCAGCTTTAACACCATGATGAGTTGTGAGTGCTGAGTGC from Nostoc sp. UHCC 0870 includes these protein-coding regions:
- a CDS encoding alpha-D-ribose 1-methylphosphonate 5-triphosphate diphosphatase, producing the protein MTTTQNIQILSNLTNTKIAIQGVSVLTPDGWVEDATVLIEDGQFIKIDQVISPDGFHLVNAQGLQMLPGIIDLHGDAFERMICPRPGVNFPLPIAIADNDRNLLASGITTFYCSITDSYEPGLRSRDSARALIEFILGTGKQVLNCNHRIHIRHEEANIAEHQELCDWMVSGRVHLLSINDHLPPPGNEKRLSRYLNSVKQRSSMSIEEIEELINQVTARRHEGDPQIKELVDLAHTYSIPLASHDDDSSEKVALSQQRRVAIAEFPATVDLAAQSREYGAAVLMGAPNLVRGGSHLGLMSVAEAVKHNVIDCLCSDYHYPSLFYAPFKLQELGLMSFEQAWSLVSSRPAEAAGISDRKGKIAPGLDADFLLISPDNSLPSAITAISSVYVAGQEVAHYQIL
- a CDS encoding phosphonate degradation HD-domain oxygenase, with amino-acid sequence MKPTIESIINLFTEKGSQLYGAEAVSQLEHALQCASLAEKSGQSHELITACLLHDLGHLIHDLGDNPATKGIDDQHEHRAIPLLRKMFSPAVTEPIRLHVTAKRYLCSVIPEYWDSLSAASKRSLELQGGIFSPEQAEQFIEQPYAQDAVQLRIFDDKAKIPNLPTPDLNHFIQFMTASLISLIPSQ
- a CDS encoding alpha-D-ribose 1-methylphosphonate 5-phosphate C-P-lyase PhnJ, producing MNISPQSPETGFNFAYLDEQTKRSIRRALLKAVAIPGHQVPFSSREMPMSYGWGTGGIQVTAAVIGQTDVLKVIDQGADDTTNAVNIRRFFKKVCGVKTTERTQEATLIQTRHRIPETPLQEGQILVYQVPIPEPLRWLEPSSVETGKMHALEEYGAMYVKLYEDITTHGHIATSYDYPVMVHDRYLMSPSPIPRFDNPKMNMSPALQLFGAGREKRIYAIPPYTKVRSLDFEDHPFTVEKWDKACELCGSTESYLDEVVIDDQGGRMWICSDTDFCNNSKFKIYSR
- the phnK gene encoding phosphonate C-P lyase system protein PhnK, which codes for MKPLLQVHQLSKSYGAIKACDRISFNLYPGQVLGIVGESGSGKSTLLSSIANHITVDQGNVTYNNRSDEDIEVFQLAEAKRRLLMRTEWGFVQQNPRDGLRMRVSAGANIGERLLDIGVRHYGNIRDEAAHWLQQVEIDPARIDNLPIQFSGGMQQRLQLARVLVTRPRLILMDEPTGGLDVSVQARLLDLLRSLVRNFNLSVIIVTHDIGVVRLLAHRLIVMQQGQVVESGLTDQVLDDPQHPYTQLLVSAALTP